In a genomic window of Xylophilus rhododendri:
- a CDS encoding lipocalin-like domain-containing protein, with the protein MNTRRQWLAAAALALGLPPLRVFAAPAGLVFPRDFGAHLESRTEWWYITGHAVQGARRFGFQITFFKSRVPGAQSLESRLAARQLLFAHAAITDIGGARLLHDQRMARWSGLPQAQDGFGQGFASLADTDLRIGTGDSAWTLRRQGAQLHARAVSEHFAFDLDLSATQPVLLQGAGGISQKGPLPEQNSHYYSLPQLQVRGQLQVDRQRFALDAAGPADNAAWLDHEWSAEIMPPGAVGWDWTGINGFDGAALTLFRLRRADGGALWAGGSWRASAQAPVQNLAPEGIRFEALRHWTSPRTGVRYPVEWRLDTPVGRFSLHALLDDQELDSRASTGAVYWEGISELRDAQGKAVGRGYLELTGYQAPLRM; encoded by the coding sequence GTGAACACGCGCCGCCAATGGCTGGCCGCCGCCGCGCTCGCGCTCGGCCTGCCGCCGCTGCGTGTGTTCGCCGCGCCGGCCGGCCTGGTCTTTCCGCGCGACTTCGGCGCCCATCTCGAAAGCCGCACCGAGTGGTGGTACATCACCGGCCACGCCGTGCAGGGCGCGCGCCGCTTCGGCTTCCAGATCACCTTCTTCAAGAGCCGGGTGCCGGGTGCGCAGTCGCTGGAATCGCGGCTGGCGGCGCGGCAATTGCTGTTCGCCCATGCGGCGATCACCGACATCGGCGGCGCCAGGCTGCTGCACGACCAGCGCATGGCCCGCTGGTCCGGCCTGCCGCAGGCGCAGGACGGCTTCGGCCAGGGTTTCGCCTCCCTGGCCGATACCGATCTGCGTATAGGCACCGGCGACAGCGCCTGGACGCTGCGCCGCCAGGGCGCTCAACTGCACGCACGCGCCGTCTCCGAACATTTCGCCTTCGATCTCGACCTGTCCGCGACCCAGCCCGTGCTGCTGCAAGGCGCGGGCGGCATCTCCCAGAAAGGGCCGCTGCCCGAACAGAACAGCCACTACTACAGCCTGCCGCAGCTGCAGGTGCGCGGCCAGCTGCAGGTGGATCGCCAGCGATTTGCCCTCGACGCGGCAGGCCCCGCCGACAACGCCGCCTGGCTCGACCACGAATGGAGCGCCGAGATCATGCCGCCCGGCGCGGTCGGCTGGGACTGGACCGGCATCAACGGTTTCGACGGTGCGGCCCTCACCCTGTTCCGCCTGCGCCGCGCGGATGGCGGCGCGCTCTGGGCCGGCGGCTCCTGGCGGGCTTCAGCCCAGGCGCCTGTGCAGAACTTGGCGCCGGAGGGCATCCGCTTCGAAGCGCTGCGCCACTGGACCAGCCCACGCACCGGTGTGCGCTACCCCGTCGAATGGCGGCTCGACACCCCCGTCGGCCGCTTCAGCCTGCATGCCCTGCTGGACGACCAGGAACTCGACAGCCGCGCCTCCACCGGGGCGGTGTACTGGGAAGGGATTTCGGAGTTGCGCGATGCCCAGGGCAAAGCTGTGGGCCGTGGTTATCTGGAACTCACCGGATATCAAGCGCCGTTGAGGATGTAG
- a CDS encoding ABC transporter ATP-binding protein, translating to MSADAAVAVHDLAKRYGPAAVFEHVDFSVAAGEFVAIVGPSGVGKSTLLNCLAGLDRWDQGSVRAAGVTLDTLDETARALWRRQHVGFVFQAFHVLPHLDVAQNIAMPLLLLDVPKAERQARVQAMLEAVGLQGLGQRLPQQLSGGQLQRVAIARALAHRPALLLADEPTGNLDPETAAQVMELLVAEARQNRAALVLVTHSDGAAARADRRLRLARGGIADIG from the coding sequence ATGAGCGCTGACGCGGCGGTCGCCGTCCATGACCTGGCCAAGCGCTACGGCCCCGCCGCGGTCTTCGAGCATGTGGATTTCTCGGTCGCCGCCGGGGAGTTCGTCGCCATCGTCGGGCCCTCGGGGGTGGGCAAATCCACCCTGCTCAACTGCCTGGCCGGCCTGGACCGCTGGGACCAGGGCTCGGTGCGGGCCGCGGGCGTGACGCTGGACACGCTGGATGAAACCGCCCGCGCCCTGTGGCGCCGCCAGCATGTGGGCTTCGTCTTCCAGGCCTTCCATGTGCTGCCGCACCTCGACGTGGCGCAGAACATCGCCATGCCGCTGCTGCTGCTGGATGTGCCCAAGGCCGAACGCCAGGCACGGGTGCAGGCCATGCTCGAAGCCGTCGGCCTGCAGGGCCTGGGGCAGCGCCTGCCGCAGCAGCTCTCCGGCGGCCAGCTGCAGCGGGTGGCGATCGCCCGCGCGCTGGCCCACCGGCCGGCGCTGCTGCTGGCCGACGAGCCCACCGGCAACCTCGACCCCGAAACCGCCGCCCAGGTGATGGAGCTGCTGGTGGCCGAGGCCCGCCAGAACCGCGCCGCCCTGGTGCTGGTCACCCATTCGGACGGCGCCGCCGCCCGCGCCGACCGCCGGCTGCGCCTGGCGCGCGGCGGCATCGCCGACATCGGCTGA
- a CDS encoding branched-chain amino acid ABC transporter permease, translating to MTVSLPGLLSQLLLGLVNGSFYAMLSLGLAVIFGLLGVINFAHGALFMMGALFAWMGATYWNIDYWVMLIVAPLLVGLFGIVLERLLLRHIYRLDPLYGLLLTLGLTLLIEGVFRSIYGVSGLGYDPPELLDGATNVGFMMLPNYRAWVVLISLTICLATWFLIEKTRLGAYLRAGTENPRLVEAFGVNVPLMVMLTYGFGVALAAFAGVLAAPVIQVTPLMGQNLIIVVFAVVVIGGMGSIMGSILTGLGLGVIEGLTKVFYPEASSTVVFLIMALVLLVRPAGLFGKEA from the coding sequence ATGACGGTTTCCCTGCCTGGATTGCTCAGCCAACTGCTGTTGGGGCTGGTCAACGGCTCTTTCTACGCGATGCTGAGCCTGGGCCTGGCGGTCATCTTCGGCCTGCTGGGGGTGATCAACTTCGCCCATGGCGCGCTGTTCATGATGGGGGCGCTCTTCGCCTGGATGGGCGCCACCTACTGGAACATCGACTACTGGGTGATGCTGATCGTGGCGCCGCTGCTGGTGGGCCTGTTCGGCATCGTGCTGGAGCGGCTGCTGCTGCGCCATATCTACCGGCTCGATCCGCTGTACGGGCTCTTGCTCACGCTCGGCCTCACGCTGCTGATCGAAGGCGTGTTCCGCTCGATCTACGGCGTCTCGGGCCTGGGCTACGACCCGCCGGAGCTGCTCGACGGCGCCACCAACGTCGGCTTCATGATGCTGCCCAACTACCGGGCCTGGGTGGTGCTGATCTCGCTGACCATCTGCCTGGCGACCTGGTTCCTGATCGAGAAAACCCGCCTGGGCGCCTACCTGCGCGCCGGCACCGAGAACCCGCGGCTGGTGGAGGCCTTCGGCGTGAACGTGCCGCTGATGGTGATGCTGACCTACGGCTTCGGCGTGGCGCTGGCGGCCTTCGCCGGGGTGCTGGCGGCGCCGGTGATCCAGGTGACGCCGCTGATGGGGCAGAACCTGATCATCGTGGTGTTCGCGGTGGTGGTGATCGGCGGCATGGGCTCGATCATGGGTTCCATCCTTACCGGGCTGGGGCTGGGTGTGATCGAAGGGCTGACCAAGGTGTTCTATCCCGAGGCCTCGTCCACCGTGGTGTTCCTGATCATGGCCCTGGTGCTGCTGGTGCGGCCGGCCGGCCTGTTCGGAAAGGAAGCCTGA
- a CDS encoding alpha/beta hydrolase: protein MTKARPYLASLAVGMAVLAGCSTLDYKQREWIFQPSDRAWGNVQEAPDMQDVWIDFQSDTEAGPGRLHALWLPAATPENLPRAVAAKDSETRSGPPVLLYLHGARWNVLGSAGRIRRMQEMGFSVLAIDYRGFGKSSEALPSEDTAREDARAAWEWLAKRFPDRSRYVFGHSLGGAIAIDLATNIDDASGVIVEGTFTNITDVVSNFKWGWLPLSALITQRFESIDKVRRIHAPLLVVHGTDDSVIPAALGKRLYEAASVPKQFVLVQGGSHYSTNAVGEAQYRRALHGLFGLNTLEAPQVAQAGTLGATP from the coding sequence ATGACCAAAGCCCGCCCTTACTTAGCGTCCCTGGCCGTCGGCATGGCGGTGCTGGCGGGATGCTCGACACTGGACTACAAGCAGCGCGAATGGATCTTCCAGCCCAGCGACCGTGCCTGGGGCAATGTGCAGGAAGCACCGGACATGCAGGACGTCTGGATCGACTTCCAGTCCGACACGGAAGCCGGCCCCGGCCGGCTCCACGCCCTGTGGCTGCCCGCCGCCACGCCCGAGAACCTGCCGCGCGCCGTCGCCGCCAAGGACAGCGAGACCCGCAGCGGCCCGCCCGTGCTGCTCTACCTGCACGGTGCACGCTGGAACGTGCTGGGTTCGGCCGGCCGCATCCGGCGCATGCAGGAGATGGGTTTCTCGGTACTGGCCATCGACTACCGGGGTTTCGGCAAGAGCAGCGAAGCCCTCCCCTCCGAAGACACCGCCCGTGAAGACGCCCGCGCCGCCTGGGAATGGCTGGCCAAACGTTTCCCGGACCGCTCGCGTTATGTCTTCGGCCATTCGCTGGGCGGCGCCATCGCCATCGACCTGGCCACCAATATCGACGACGCCAGCGGCGTGATCGTCGAAGGCACCTTCACCAACATCACCGATGTGGTGAGCAATTTCAAATGGGGCTGGCTCCCGCTGTCGGCCCTGATCACCCAGCGCTTCGAATCCATCGACAAGGTGCGCCGCATCCATGCGCCGTTGCTGGTGGTGCACGGCACCGACGACAGCGTGATCCCCGCGGCCCTGGGCAAACGGCTCTATGAGGCCGCCTCGGTGCCCAAGCAGTTCGTGCTGGTGCAGGGCGGATCGCACTACAGCACCAATGCGGTCGGCGAGGCCCAGTACCGGCGGGCGCTGCATGGGCTCTTCGGGCTCAACACGCTGGAAGCCCCGCAGGTGGCGCAGGCCGGCACGCTGGGCGCCACGCCCTGA
- the mutL gene encoding DNA mismatch repair endonuclease MutL — protein MTVIADRRPIRELPDELISQIAAGEVVERPASVVRELVDNALDAGAAQITVRLLAGGVRLIAVEDDGSGIPEPELATALKRHATSKIASLADLESVGTMGFRGEALAAISSVSELSLLSRTAAQPNAFLLDGRSGELRPAARGVGTSVEVRELFFATPARRKFLKTDATELAHCIEAVRRHALARPDVGFAIWHEGKLVEQWRRCEGSSAQAHDRRLADVLGEDFLERSVLVEHRSGNLTVRGRAGVPDAARSRSDWQYCWVNGRYVRDKVIGHAARSAYEDVLHGQRQPVYALHVAVDPARIDVNVHPTKIEVRFRDSREVHQAVRHAVENALAAPRAGATNGAASLLPASALPAEDAASATVMPTAFSSTAAPAPYRQFQQGLGLEPSGIRVEELGALWQPSPRPQDAPVVAPAPATPAPLPDGDWPLGRALAQLQGIYILAENTQGLIVVDMHAAHERIVYERLKTQLDADRIASQPLLIPATFAATPQEVATAEGCVTVLATLGLEITPFSPRTLAVRAVPTSLAQGDAVELARSVLAELGQHDASTVVQRARNELLGTMACHGAVRANRRLTLEEMNALLRQMETTERSDQCNHGRPTWRQLTVRELDALFLRGR, from the coding sequence ATGACCGTGATTGCCGACCGCCGACCCATCCGTGAACTGCCCGACGAGCTGATCAGCCAGATCGCGGCCGGCGAGGTGGTGGAGCGGCCCGCCTCGGTGGTGCGCGAGCTGGTCGACAACGCCCTGGACGCCGGGGCCGCCCAGATCACCGTGCGCCTGCTGGCCGGCGGCGTGCGGCTGATCGCGGTGGAGGACGACGGCTCCGGCATTCCCGAACCCGAACTGGCCACCGCCCTCAAGCGCCACGCCACCAGCAAGATCGCCAGCCTCGCCGATCTGGAATCGGTGGGCACCATGGGTTTTCGCGGCGAGGCGCTGGCCGCCATCTCCTCGGTGTCGGAGCTGTCCTTGCTCTCGCGCACCGCGGCGCAGCCCAACGCCTTTCTGCTCGACGGCCGCAGCGGCGAACTGCGGCCGGCGGCGCGCGGCGTGGGCACCTCGGTGGAGGTGCGGGAGCTGTTCTTCGCCACGCCGGCCCGCCGCAAGTTCCTGAAGACCGACGCGACCGAACTGGCCCACTGCATCGAGGCGGTGCGCCGCCATGCCCTGGCCCGGCCGGACGTGGGTTTCGCGATCTGGCACGAAGGCAAGCTGGTCGAGCAGTGGCGCCGCTGCGAGGGCTCCAGCGCCCAGGCACATGACCGTCGCCTGGCCGACGTGCTGGGCGAGGACTTCCTGGAGCGCTCGGTGCTGGTCGAACACCGCAGCGGCAACCTCACCGTGCGCGGCCGCGCCGGCGTGCCCGATGCGGCGCGCTCCCGTTCGGACTGGCAGTACTGCTGGGTCAACGGCCGTTATGTGCGCGACAAGGTGATCGGCCATGCCGCCCGCAGCGCCTACGAGGACGTGCTGCACGGCCAGCGCCAGCCGGTGTATGCGCTGCATGTGGCGGTGGACCCGGCTCGCATCGATGTGAACGTGCATCCGACCAAGATCGAGGTGCGCTTTCGCGACAGCCGCGAGGTGCACCAGGCGGTGCGCCATGCGGTGGAGAACGCGCTGGCCGCGCCGCGCGCAGGCGCGACGAACGGTGCCGCTTCGCTGCTGCCCGCGTCCGCGCTCCCGGCGGAAGACGCTGCTTCCGCCACGGTCATGCCGACGGCCTTCTCCTCGACAGCCGCACCCGCGCCCTACCGTCAGTTCCAGCAGGGACTGGGCCTGGAGCCCTCCGGCATTCGCGTGGAAGAACTGGGCGCGTTGTGGCAACCCAGCCCGCGGCCGCAAGACGCTCCCGTCGTGGCTCCGGCTCCCGCCACGCCCGCGCCCCTGCCCGATGGCGACTGGCCCCTGGGCCGCGCCCTGGCCCAGCTGCAGGGCATCTACATCCTGGCCGAGAACACCCAGGGCCTGATCGTGGTCGACATGCATGCGGCCCACGAACGCATCGTCTACGAGCGGCTCAAGACCCAGCTCGATGCCGACCGCATCGCCAGCCAGCCGCTGCTGATCCCGGCCACCTTCGCCGCCACGCCGCAGGAAGTGGCCACGGCCGAAGGCTGCGTCACCGTGCTGGCCACGCTGGGACTGGAGATCACCCCGTTTTCGCCGCGCACCCTGGCGGTGCGGGCGGTGCCCACCTCGCTCGCGCAGGGCGACGCGGTGGAGCTGGCCCGAAGTGTGCTTGCGGAACTGGGGCAACACGATGCCAGCACCGTGGTCCAGCGTGCCCGCAATGAATTGCTGGGCACCATGGCCTGCCACGGCGCGGTGCGGGCCAACCGCCGCCTGACGCTCGAAGAGATGAACGCGCTGCTGCGGCAGATGGAAACCACCGAGCGTTCGGACCAGTGCAACCACGGCCGGCCCACCTGGCGCCAGCTGACGGTGCGCGAGCTCGACGCCCTGTTCCTGCGCGGCCGCTGA
- the miaA gene encoding tRNA (adenosine(37)-N6)-dimethylallyltransferase MiaA, which produces MSGAATSLSSPSSVTGSGLPVIALAGPTASGKTAAALALARHLAPRFPVEIVSVDSALVYRGMDIGTAKPDAAELAAVPHHLIDILDAAERYSAAAFVADAGRCIREIRQRGALPLLVGGTMLYFKALFDGLDAMPAADPAIRAALDAEAAERGWAALHAELALVDPATAQRLAPLDSQRIQRALEVFRATGQPLSSFHQRQQRAASAAGEPSAATLVSLEPADRAWLHRRIAQRFDTMLEQGFLDEVRSLRARGDLSLDLPSMRCVGYRQAWETLDQSAQPDARQLQDLHERGVAATRQLAKRQFTWLRSLPQRQVVPADAPDALQQVIAAVDGLLARVPA; this is translated from the coding sequence ATGAGTGGCGCCGCGACGAGTCTTTCTTCCCCTTCTTCCGTTACCGGCAGCGGCCTTCCGGTAATCGCGCTGGCCGGTCCCACGGCTTCGGGCAAGACGGCCGCGGCCCTGGCGCTGGCCCGCCACCTGGCGCCGCGCTTTCCTGTCGAGATCGTCAGCGTCGATTCGGCCCTGGTTTACCGCGGCATGGACATCGGCACCGCCAAGCCCGACGCGGCCGAGCTGGCCGCCGTGCCGCACCACCTGATCGACATCCTGGATGCCGCCGAACGCTACAGCGCCGCCGCCTTCGTGGCCGATGCCGGACGCTGCATCCGCGAGATCCGCCAGCGCGGGGCCCTGCCCCTGCTGGTCGGCGGCACCATGCTGTACTTCAAGGCCTTGTTCGATGGCCTGGATGCGATGCCGGCGGCCGACCCCGCGATCCGCGCGGCCCTAGACGCCGAAGCCGCCGAGCGCGGCTGGGCCGCCCTGCATGCCGAACTGGCGCTGGTGGACCCCGCCACCGCGCAGCGCCTCGCCCCGCTGGACAGCCAGCGTATCCAACGTGCGCTGGAAGTCTTCCGCGCCACCGGCCAGCCGCTCAGCAGCTTCCACCAGCGCCAGCAGCGCGCCGCTTCAGCCGCGGGCGAGCCGAGCGCCGCCACCCTGGTCTCGCTGGAACCGGCGGACCGCGCCTGGCTGCACCGGCGCATCGCCCAGCGCTTCGACACCATGCTGGAGCAGGGTTTTCTGGACGAAGTACGCAGCCTGCGCGCACGCGGCGACCTCTCGCTCGACCTGCCCTCGATGCGCTGCGTGGGCTACCGCCAGGCCTGGGAAACCCTGGACCAGTCCGCCCAACCCGATGCACGCCAGCTGCAGGACCTGCACGAACGCGGCGTCGCCGCCACCCGGCAGCTCGCCAAACGCCAGTTCACCTGGCTGCGCAGCCTGCCGCAGCGGCAGGTGGTGCCGGCCGATGCGCCGGATGCCCTGCAGCAGGTGATCGCCGCGGTGGACGGCCTGCTGGCGCGTGTGCCGGCATGA
- a CDS encoding branched-chain amino acid ABC transporter permease, with translation MKKLAPLCWALLLIAMLAAPFAGAYPVFVMKLMCFALFAVAFNLLLGYTGLLSFGHAAFFGGSAYVAGHAIKAWHFTPELALLLGTAVGALLGLLFGLLAIRRQGIYFAMITLALAQMVYFAALQAPFTGGEDGLQGVPRGKLFGLLDLGDDRTMYYVALAVVVLAFLLIVRTVHSPFGQVLRGIKENEPRAISLGYDTHRFKLLAFVLSAALAGLAGALKTLVLGFATLSDVHWTASGAVILMTLVGGMGTLSGPLVGACVVVLLENKLGEIGNGLASLTGVGWFGTLGESVTMVTGLIFVVCVLAFRRGVMGEVQALALRGRR, from the coding sequence ATGAAGAAACTCGCACCGCTTTGCTGGGCCCTGCTGCTGATCGCCATGCTGGCCGCGCCCTTCGCCGGCGCCTATCCGGTGTTCGTGATGAAGCTGATGTGCTTCGCGCTCTTCGCCGTGGCCTTCAACCTGCTGCTGGGCTACACCGGCCTGCTGTCCTTCGGCCATGCGGCCTTCTTCGGGGGATCGGCCTATGTGGCGGGTCATGCGATCAAGGCCTGGCATTTCACGCCCGAGCTGGCCCTGCTGCTGGGCACGGCGGTGGGCGCGCTGCTGGGGCTGTTGTTCGGGCTGCTGGCGATCCGGCGCCAGGGCATCTACTTCGCGATGATCACGCTGGCGCTGGCGCAGATGGTGTATTTCGCCGCGCTGCAGGCGCCGTTCACCGGCGGCGAGGACGGGCTGCAGGGCGTGCCGCGCGGCAAGCTCTTCGGCCTGCTGGACCTGGGCGACGACCGCACCATGTACTACGTGGCGCTGGCGGTGGTGGTGCTGGCCTTTCTGCTGATCGTGCGCACGGTGCATTCGCCGTTCGGGCAGGTGCTGCGCGGCATCAAGGAGAACGAGCCGCGGGCCATCTCGCTGGGCTACGACACGCACCGCTTCAAGCTGCTGGCCTTCGTGCTGTCGGCCGCGCTGGCCGGGCTGGCGGGGGCGTTGAAGACGCTGGTGCTGGGTTTCGCCACGCTGTCGGATGTGCACTGGACGGCTTCCGGTGCGGTGATCCTGATGACGCTGGTGGGCGGCATGGGCACCCTGTCCGGACCGCTCGTCGGTGCCTGCGTGGTGGTGCTGCTGGAGAACAAGCTCGGGGAGATCGGCAACGGGCTGGCATCGCTCACCGGGGTCGGCTGGTTCGGCACGCTGGGTGAGTCGGTGACCATGGTGACCGGGCTGATCTTCGTGGTCTGCGTGCTGGCGTTCCGGCGCGGGGTGATGGGGGAAGTGCAGGCTTTGGCCTTGCGGGGGAGGCGGTGA
- a CDS encoding ABC transporter permease: MQAGARELFMVFSWQEIRRHPARQLVAVMAVMLGVALAFAVHLVNASALDEFAQAARSLDGRPDLELRAVRETFSDQGLARISALPGVAVAVPVLEATVNAQAADARRPIALRLLGTDALSVARTAPALLPQTLPGADRLDLFAGDAVFLNAAALRALGLDGQARAGAALRLQAGLSRHELRLAGTVAAGGAPLAVMDIAAAQAVLGLGGQLSRIELRLSPGADAATTAKALQALPDAAGAAVAAPEDSSSRIGNLSRAYRVNLAVLALIALFTGAYLVFSMTALSVAKRAPQFALLGVLGLTPRGRRALVLAEAGLLGAIGSGLGLLLGGTLAALALRLLGGDLGGGYFGGGTPRLQLEPAAALVYGLLGIAASLVGAWWPARTADRLPPVHTLKGLGAGADAPPRPAIALLLLIGGGLLALAPPIAGIPLAAYASVALILVGGIAALPWLVGLLLDRLEPLAQNQVLALLGVERARRMRGTAAVAVGGVVASLALAVALTVMVASFRGSVAQWLDSVLPADLVLRLAAPGNASDAAAFDAGLAGAASALPGIARVQAARLQRLQLDPARPAVLLVARPIDSTPGGAAQVLPLRDTPLAPPPGQIAIYVSEAMEQLYGAHPGTLFPALDRAFPETPPGRFFVAGVWRDYARQFGAIAIDRDAYRRLSGDDRANELALWLAPGADIAAVRPALAALVRQRSGGAEPEIASSAELRGTALRIFDRSFAVTYWLQAVAVGIGLAGVAASFGAQVLARRKEFGLLAHLGLTRRQILAVVAVEGAAWTAIGAVAGVALGLAVAAVLVHVVNPQSFHWTMDLRIPAWRLGLLALAVVAAGTVAARLAGSAAASRDAVLAVKEDW; encoded by the coding sequence ATGCAGGCCGGCGCACGCGAGCTGTTCATGGTCTTCTCCTGGCAGGAGATCCGCCGCCATCCGGCGCGCCAGCTGGTCGCCGTGATGGCCGTGATGCTGGGCGTGGCCCTGGCCTTCGCGGTGCACCTGGTCAACGCTTCGGCGCTGGACGAATTCGCCCAGGCCGCCCGTTCGCTCGACGGCCGGCCCGACCTGGAACTGCGCGCGGTGCGCGAGACCTTTTCCGACCAGGGCCTGGCGCGCATCTCCGCCCTGCCCGGCGTGGCCGTCGCGGTGCCGGTGCTGGAAGCCACGGTGAACGCGCAGGCCGCCGATGCGCGGCGGCCCATCGCCCTGCGCCTGCTCGGCACCGATGCGCTGTCGGTGGCCCGTACCGCACCCGCCCTGCTGCCGCAGACCCTGCCCGGCGCCGACCGGCTGGACCTGTTCGCGGGCGATGCGGTCTTCCTCAACGCCGCCGCGCTGCGGGCCCTGGGATTGGACGGCCAGGCCCGCGCTGGCGCGGCGCTGCGGCTGCAGGCCGGACTATCGCGCCACGAACTGCGGCTGGCCGGCACCGTGGCCGCCGGCGGCGCGCCGCTGGCCGTGATGGACATCGCCGCCGCCCAGGCCGTGCTGGGGCTGGGCGGACAGCTCTCGCGCATCGAGCTGCGGCTGTCGCCCGGCGCCGATGCGGCCACGACAGCCAAGGCCCTGCAGGCCTTGCCCGACGCCGCCGGTGCAGCCGTGGCGGCGCCGGAAGACAGCAGCAGCCGCATCGGCAACCTGTCGCGCGCCTACCGCGTCAACCTCGCGGTGTTGGCGTTGATCGCGCTGTTCACCGGCGCCTATCTGGTCTTTTCGATGACCGCGCTGTCGGTCGCCAAACGGGCGCCGCAGTTCGCCCTGCTCGGCGTGCTGGGCCTGACGCCGCGCGGCCGGCGCGCCCTGGTGCTGGCCGAGGCCGGCCTGCTGGGCGCCATCGGAAGCGGCCTGGGCCTGCTGCTGGGCGGCACGCTGGCCGCGCTGGCGCTGCGGCTGCTGGGCGGCGACCTGGGCGGCGGTTATTTCGGCGGCGGCACGCCGCGCCTGCAGCTGGAGCCGGCCGCCGCCCTGGTCTACGGCCTGCTCGGCATCGCCGCCTCGCTGGTCGGCGCCTGGTGGCCGGCCCGTACCGCCGACCGCCTGCCGCCGGTGCACACCCTCAAGGGACTGGGCGCCGGGGCCGACGCACCGCCCCGTCCGGCCATCGCGCTGCTGCTGCTCATCGGCGGCGGCCTGCTGGCGCTGGCGCCGCCGATCGCCGGGATACCGCTGGCCGCCTATGCCTCGGTGGCGCTGATCCTGGTCGGCGGCATCGCCGCCCTGCCCTGGCTGGTCGGCCTGCTGCTGGACCGGCTGGAGCCGCTGGCGCAGAACCAGGTCCTGGCCCTGCTCGGCGTGGAGCGTGCCCGCCGCATGCGCGGCACGGCGGCGGTGGCCGTCGGCGGCGTGGTGGCCTCGCTGGCGCTGGCGGTGGCGCTCACGGTGATGGTGGCGAGTTTCCGCGGCTCGGTCGCCCAGTGGCTGGACAGCGTGCTGCCCGCCGACCTGGTCCTGCGCCTGGCCGCACCCGGCAACGCTTCGGACGCCGCCGCGTTCGATGCCGGTCTGGCCGGCGCCGCCAGCGCCCTGCCCGGCATCGCCCGGGTGCAGGCCGCCCGGCTGCAGCGCCTGCAGCTCGATCCGGCGCGGCCGGCGGTGCTGCTGGTGGCCCGCCCCATCGACAGCACGCCCGGAGGCGCCGCCCAGGTGCTGCCGCTGCGCGATACGCCGCTGGCGCCTCCGCCCGGGCAGATCGCCATCTACGTCAGCGAAGCGATGGAGCAGCTCTACGGCGCCCACCCCGGCACCTTGTTCCCGGCGCTGGACCGGGCCTTCCCCGAAACACCGCCCGGCCGCTTCTTCGTGGCCGGCGTGTGGCGCGACTACGCCCGCCAGTTCGGCGCCATCGCCATCGACCGCGATGCCTACCGGCGCCTGTCCGGCGACGACCGGGCCAACGAACTGGCCTTGTGGCTGGCACCCGGCGCCGACATCGCCGCCGTACGGCCCGCGCTCGCCGCGCTGGTGCGCCAGCGCTCCGGCGGCGCGGAGCCCGAGATCGCCTCCAGCGCCGAACTGCGCGGCACCGCCCTGCGCATCTTCGACCGCAGTTTCGCCGTCACCTACTGGCTGCAGGCCGTGGCCGTGGGCATCGGCCTGGCCGGCGTGGCGGCCAGCTTCGGCGCGCAGGTGCTGGCCCGGCGCAAGGAGTTCGGCCTGCTCGCCCACCTGGGGCTGACACGCCGGCAGATCCTGGCGGTGGTCGCCGTGGAAGGCGCCGCCTGGACGGCCATCGGCGCGGTGGCCGGCGTGGCGCTGGGCCTGGCTGTGGCGGCGGTGCTGGTGCATGTGGTCAATCCGCAGAGTTTTCACTGGACCATGGACCTGCGCATCCCCGCCTGGCGCCTGGGCCTGCTGGCCCTGGCCGTGGTGGCCGCCGGCACCGTCGCCGCGCGCCTGGCGGGCTCGGCGGCGGCCAGCCGCGATGCGGTGCTGGCGGTGAAGGAGGACTGGTGA